From the genome of Phycodurus eques isolate BA_2022a chromosome 22, UOR_Pequ_1.1, whole genome shotgun sequence, one region includes:
- the acss3 gene encoding acyl-CoA synthetase short-chain family member 3, mitochondrial isoform X1 produces MHALIPKVCTRSNTLGRPLWGVWVSGKTANAQRGCVDDAREAAAERYSRTFAEARDRPEQYWAQVGQDIRWFEPWSKTLDAEDPMFPHWFAGGKLNMCYNAVDRHVEDGRGEQAAVIYDSPVTGTKRIITYRELRDQVSRLAGVLVKNGVRKGDLVVIYMPMVPQAMFAMLACARVGAPHSLIFGGFASKELSVRIDHAKPKMIMTASFGIEPGRRVAYVPLLEKALELSSHRPSKVLVYCRDNMEKVSMSGNSSLDWDEEMAGARPHDCVPVSSKHPLYILYTSGTTGTPKGVVRDTGGCAVMLKWTMSNVYGLRPGEVWWAASDLGWVVGHSYICYAPLLHGNVSILYEGKPVGTPGPGAYFRVLSEHGAASMFAAPTAVRAIRQQDPHARSGAAYPLPRLRSVFLAGERCDAETLEWAKRSFGAPVLDHWWQTETGSPITSTCVGLGNSLTPPAGQAGKPVPGYDGATSPRIPTARLPLKPNVVFVFTVTVIDDRMRRVEPGTLGNIVVRLPLPPGAASSLWQNPALFKEMYFTKFPGYYDTMDAGFVDQENFLYIMSRSDDVINVAGHRLSAGALEESVLQHPAVADCAVVGLEDPLKGHVPLALCVLKNGVRRCHDEVARETVKLVRDTVGPVAAFRKVLFVRGLPKTRSGKIPRSSLGNLVNGKPYKITPTIEDPEVFKEIEKALKSANNSL; encoded by the exons ATGCACGCGCTAATCCCTAAAGTGTGCACGAGGAGCAACACCCTTGGGAGACCCCTGTGGGGCGTTTGGGTTTCTGGGAAAACTGCAAACGCACAACGCGGCTGCGTGGACGATGCACGCGAGGCGGCGGCGGAGCGGTACAGCCGAACCTTCGCGGAGGCCCGGGACCGGCCGGAACAGTACTGGGCCCAAGTGGGCCAGGATATTCGCTGGTTCGAACCTTGGAGCAAAACCCTGGACGCGGAGGACCCAATGTTCCCTCACTG gTTTGCGGGTGGAAAGCTGAACATGTGCTACAATGCCGTGGATCGCCACGTGGAAGACGGCCGCGGCGAGCAGGCGGCCGTCATCTACGACAGCCCGGTGACGGGCACCAAGCGGATCATCACCTACCGGGAACTCCGGGATCAG GTGTCGCGGCTAGCCGGCGTCCTGGTGAAGAACGGGGTGCGCAAAGGCGACCTGGTGGTCATCTACATGCCCATGGTGCCCCAGGCCATGTTCGCCATGTTGGCGTGCGCCCGCGTCGGCGCACCGCACAGCCTCATCTTTGGCGGCTTCGCCTCCAAAGAGCTTTCGGTGCGCATCGACCACGCCAAG CCCAAAATGATCATGACCGCCTCATTCGGGATCGAGCCGGGCCGCCGAGTGGCCTACGTGCCCCTGCTGGAGAAGGCCTTGGAGCTCAGCTCTCACAGGCCCTCCAAAGTTCTCGTCTACTGCAGAGACAACATG GAGAAAGTGTCCATGAGCGGGAACTCGTCTCTGGACTGGGACGAGGAGATGGCGGGCGCCCGACCCCACGACTGCGTCCCCGTCTCCTCCAAGCACCCGCTCTACATCCTCTACACGTCGGGCACCACCGGAACCCCCAAG GGCGTGGTGAGGGACACCGGGGGGTGCGCTGTGATGCTGAAGTGGACCATGTCCAACGTATACGGACTGCGCCCCGGAGAA GTCTGGTGGGCGGCGTCGGACCTGGGCTGGGTGGTGGGCCACTCGTACATCTGCTACGCCCCCCTCCTCCACGGAAACGTCAGCATCCTCTACGAGGGCAAGCCCGTGGGTACCCCGGGCCCGGGCGCCTACTTCCGCGTCCTCTCCGAGCACGGCGCCGCCAGCATGTTCGCCGCGCCCACCGCCGTCCGGGCCATCCGCCAGCAGGACCCCCACGCCCGAAGCGGAGCGGCGTACCCCCTCCCCAG GCTACGCTCCGTCTTCCTGGCCGGAGAGCGCTGCGACGCGGAGACGCTGGAGTGGGCCAAGAGGAGCTTCGGGGCTCCCGTTCTGGATCACTGGTGGCAGACGG agACGGGCTCGCCCATCACGTCCACGTGCGTCGGCCTGGGCAACTCACTGACGCCCCCCGCAGGCCAGGCCGGCAAACCCGTGCCGGGCTACGACGGTGCGACTTCCCCTCGGATTCCAACCGCCCGCCTCCCCCTAAAACCGAACGTCGTCTTTGTCTTTACAGTGACGGTGATCGACGACCGCATGCGCCGGGTCGAGCCGGGAACTCTGGGAAATATCGTGGTGAG ATTACCTCTGCCGCCCGGCGCCGCGTCATCTCTGTGGCAGAACCCGGCTCTTTTCAAGGAGATGTACTTCACTAAATTCCCG GGCTACTACGACACCATGGACGCCGGCTTCGTGGACCAGGAGAACTTCCTGTACATCATGTCGCGCTccgatgatgtcatcaacgtGGCTGGACACAGGCTGTCGGCAGGAGCCTTGGAGGAG TCGGTTCTGCAGCACCCGGCGGTGGCCGACTGCGCCGTGGTGGGCTTGGAGGACCCTCTGAAGGGGCACGTGCCCCTCGCCTTGTGCGTGCTCAAAAACG GAGTGCGACGGTGCCATGACGAGGTGGCGCGCGAGACGGTGAAGCTGGTACGGGACACGGTGGGACCCGTGGCCGCCTTCCGGAAGGTTCTTTTCGTCCGCGGGCTTCCCAAGACGCGTTCCGGAAAAATTCCACGCTCCTCCTTGGGAAATCTGGTCAACGGGAAGCCATACAAG ATCACGCCCACCATCGAGGACCCCGAAGTGTTCAAGGAGATCGAGAAAGCTCTGAAGTCAGCCAACAATTCACTTTAG
- the acss3 gene encoding acyl-CoA synthetase short-chain family member 3, mitochondrial isoform X3, with protein sequence MHALIPKVCTRSNTLGRPLWGVWVSGKTANAQRGCVDDAREAAAERYSRTFAEARDRPEQYWAQVGQDIRWFEPWSKTLDAEDPMFPHWFAGGKLNMCYNAVDRHVEDGRGEQAAVIYDSPVTGTKRIITYRELRDQVSRLAGVLVKNGVRKGDLVVIYMPMVPQAMFAMLACARVGAPHSLIFGGFASKELSVRIDHAKPKMIMTASFGIEPGRRVAYVPLLEKALELSSHRPSKVLVYCRDNMEKVSMSGNSSLDWDEEMAGARPHDCVPVSSKHPLYILYTSGTTGTPKGVVRDTGGCAVMLKWTMSNVYGLRPGEVWWAASDLGWVVGHSYICYAPLLHGNVSILYEGKPVGTPGPGAYFRVLSEHGAASMFAAPTAVRAIRQQDPHARSGAAYPLPRLRSVFLAGERCDAETLEWAKRSFGAPVLDHWWQTETGSPITSTCVGLGNSLTPPAGQAGKPVPGYDVTVIDDRMRRVEPGTLGNIVVRLPLPPGAASSLWQNPALFKEMYFTKFPGYYDTMDAGFVDQENFLYIMSRSDDVINVAGHRLSAGALEESVLQHPAVADCAVVGLEDPLKGHVPLALCVLKNGVRRCHDEVARETVKLVRDTVGPVAAFRKVLFVRGLPKTRSGKIPRSSLGNLVNGKPYKITPTIEDPEVFKEIEKALKSANNSL encoded by the exons ATGCACGCGCTAATCCCTAAAGTGTGCACGAGGAGCAACACCCTTGGGAGACCCCTGTGGGGCGTTTGGGTTTCTGGGAAAACTGCAAACGCACAACGCGGCTGCGTGGACGATGCACGCGAGGCGGCGGCGGAGCGGTACAGCCGAACCTTCGCGGAGGCCCGGGACCGGCCGGAACAGTACTGGGCCCAAGTGGGCCAGGATATTCGCTGGTTCGAACCTTGGAGCAAAACCCTGGACGCGGAGGACCCAATGTTCCCTCACTG gTTTGCGGGTGGAAAGCTGAACATGTGCTACAATGCCGTGGATCGCCACGTGGAAGACGGCCGCGGCGAGCAGGCGGCCGTCATCTACGACAGCCCGGTGACGGGCACCAAGCGGATCATCACCTACCGGGAACTCCGGGATCAG GTGTCGCGGCTAGCCGGCGTCCTGGTGAAGAACGGGGTGCGCAAAGGCGACCTGGTGGTCATCTACATGCCCATGGTGCCCCAGGCCATGTTCGCCATGTTGGCGTGCGCCCGCGTCGGCGCACCGCACAGCCTCATCTTTGGCGGCTTCGCCTCCAAAGAGCTTTCGGTGCGCATCGACCACGCCAAG CCCAAAATGATCATGACCGCCTCATTCGGGATCGAGCCGGGCCGCCGAGTGGCCTACGTGCCCCTGCTGGAGAAGGCCTTGGAGCTCAGCTCTCACAGGCCCTCCAAAGTTCTCGTCTACTGCAGAGACAACATG GAGAAAGTGTCCATGAGCGGGAACTCGTCTCTGGACTGGGACGAGGAGATGGCGGGCGCCCGACCCCACGACTGCGTCCCCGTCTCCTCCAAGCACCCGCTCTACATCCTCTACACGTCGGGCACCACCGGAACCCCCAAG GGCGTGGTGAGGGACACCGGGGGGTGCGCTGTGATGCTGAAGTGGACCATGTCCAACGTATACGGACTGCGCCCCGGAGAA GTCTGGTGGGCGGCGTCGGACCTGGGCTGGGTGGTGGGCCACTCGTACATCTGCTACGCCCCCCTCCTCCACGGAAACGTCAGCATCCTCTACGAGGGCAAGCCCGTGGGTACCCCGGGCCCGGGCGCCTACTTCCGCGTCCTCTCCGAGCACGGCGCCGCCAGCATGTTCGCCGCGCCCACCGCCGTCCGGGCCATCCGCCAGCAGGACCCCCACGCCCGAAGCGGAGCGGCGTACCCCCTCCCCAG GCTACGCTCCGTCTTCCTGGCCGGAGAGCGCTGCGACGCGGAGACGCTGGAGTGGGCCAAGAGGAGCTTCGGGGCTCCCGTTCTGGATCACTGGTGGCAGACGG agACGGGCTCGCCCATCACGTCCACGTGCGTCGGCCTGGGCAACTCACTGACGCCCCCCGCAGGCCAGGCCGGCAAACCCGTGCCGGGCTACGACG TGACGGTGATCGACGACCGCATGCGCCGGGTCGAGCCGGGAACTCTGGGAAATATCGTGGTGAG ATTACCTCTGCCGCCCGGCGCCGCGTCATCTCTGTGGCAGAACCCGGCTCTTTTCAAGGAGATGTACTTCACTAAATTCCCG GGCTACTACGACACCATGGACGCCGGCTTCGTGGACCAGGAGAACTTCCTGTACATCATGTCGCGCTccgatgatgtcatcaacgtGGCTGGACACAGGCTGTCGGCAGGAGCCTTGGAGGAG TCGGTTCTGCAGCACCCGGCGGTGGCCGACTGCGCCGTGGTGGGCTTGGAGGACCCTCTGAAGGGGCACGTGCCCCTCGCCTTGTGCGTGCTCAAAAACG GAGTGCGACGGTGCCATGACGAGGTGGCGCGCGAGACGGTGAAGCTGGTACGGGACACGGTGGGACCCGTGGCCGCCTTCCGGAAGGTTCTTTTCGTCCGCGGGCTTCCCAAGACGCGTTCCGGAAAAATTCCACGCTCCTCCTTGGGAAATCTGGTCAACGGGAAGCCATACAAG ATCACGCCCACCATCGAGGACCCCGAAGTGTTCAAGGAGATCGAGAAAGCTCTGAAGTCAGCCAACAATTCACTTTAG
- the acss3 gene encoding acyl-CoA synthetase short-chain family member 3, mitochondrial isoform X4, with product MHALIPKVCTRSNTLGRPLWGVWVSGKTANAQRGCVDDAREAAAERYSRTFAEARDRPEQYWAQVGQDIRWFEPWSKTLDAEDPMFPHWFAGGKLNMCYNAVDRHVEDGRGEQAAVIYDSPVTGTKRIITYRELRDQVSRLAGVLVKNGVRKGDLVVIYMPMVPQAMFAMLACARVGAPHSLIFGGFASKELSVRIDHAKPKMIMTASFGIEPGRRVAYVPLLEKALELSSHRPSKVLVYCRDNMEKVSMSGNSSLDWDEEMAGARPHDCVPVSSKHPLYILYTSGTTGTPKVWWAASDLGWVVGHSYICYAPLLHGNVSILYEGKPVGTPGPGAYFRVLSEHGAASMFAAPTAVRAIRQQDPHARSGAAYPLPRLRSVFLAGERCDAETLEWAKRSFGAPVLDHWWQTETGSPITSTCVGLGNSLTPPAGQAGKPVPGYDGATSPRIPTARLPLKPNVVFVFTVTVIDDRMRRVEPGTLGNIVVRLPLPPGAASSLWQNPALFKEMYFTKFPGYYDTMDAGFVDQENFLYIMSRSDDVINVAGHRLSAGALEESVLQHPAVADCAVVGLEDPLKGHVPLALCVLKNGVRRCHDEVARETVKLVRDTVGPVAAFRKVLFVRGLPKTRSGKIPRSSLGNLVNGKPYKITPTIEDPEVFKEIEKALKSANNSL from the exons ATGCACGCGCTAATCCCTAAAGTGTGCACGAGGAGCAACACCCTTGGGAGACCCCTGTGGGGCGTTTGGGTTTCTGGGAAAACTGCAAACGCACAACGCGGCTGCGTGGACGATGCACGCGAGGCGGCGGCGGAGCGGTACAGCCGAACCTTCGCGGAGGCCCGGGACCGGCCGGAACAGTACTGGGCCCAAGTGGGCCAGGATATTCGCTGGTTCGAACCTTGGAGCAAAACCCTGGACGCGGAGGACCCAATGTTCCCTCACTG gTTTGCGGGTGGAAAGCTGAACATGTGCTACAATGCCGTGGATCGCCACGTGGAAGACGGCCGCGGCGAGCAGGCGGCCGTCATCTACGACAGCCCGGTGACGGGCACCAAGCGGATCATCACCTACCGGGAACTCCGGGATCAG GTGTCGCGGCTAGCCGGCGTCCTGGTGAAGAACGGGGTGCGCAAAGGCGACCTGGTGGTCATCTACATGCCCATGGTGCCCCAGGCCATGTTCGCCATGTTGGCGTGCGCCCGCGTCGGCGCACCGCACAGCCTCATCTTTGGCGGCTTCGCCTCCAAAGAGCTTTCGGTGCGCATCGACCACGCCAAG CCCAAAATGATCATGACCGCCTCATTCGGGATCGAGCCGGGCCGCCGAGTGGCCTACGTGCCCCTGCTGGAGAAGGCCTTGGAGCTCAGCTCTCACAGGCCCTCCAAAGTTCTCGTCTACTGCAGAGACAACATG GAGAAAGTGTCCATGAGCGGGAACTCGTCTCTGGACTGGGACGAGGAGATGGCGGGCGCCCGACCCCACGACTGCGTCCCCGTCTCCTCCAAGCACCCGCTCTACATCCTCTACACGTCGGGCACCACCGGAACCCCCAAG GTCTGGTGGGCGGCGTCGGACCTGGGCTGGGTGGTGGGCCACTCGTACATCTGCTACGCCCCCCTCCTCCACGGAAACGTCAGCATCCTCTACGAGGGCAAGCCCGTGGGTACCCCGGGCCCGGGCGCCTACTTCCGCGTCCTCTCCGAGCACGGCGCCGCCAGCATGTTCGCCGCGCCCACCGCCGTCCGGGCCATCCGCCAGCAGGACCCCCACGCCCGAAGCGGAGCGGCGTACCCCCTCCCCAG GCTACGCTCCGTCTTCCTGGCCGGAGAGCGCTGCGACGCGGAGACGCTGGAGTGGGCCAAGAGGAGCTTCGGGGCTCCCGTTCTGGATCACTGGTGGCAGACGG agACGGGCTCGCCCATCACGTCCACGTGCGTCGGCCTGGGCAACTCACTGACGCCCCCCGCAGGCCAGGCCGGCAAACCCGTGCCGGGCTACGACGGTGCGACTTCCCCTCGGATTCCAACCGCCCGCCTCCCCCTAAAACCGAACGTCGTCTTTGTCTTTACAGTGACGGTGATCGACGACCGCATGCGCCGGGTCGAGCCGGGAACTCTGGGAAATATCGTGGTGAG ATTACCTCTGCCGCCCGGCGCCGCGTCATCTCTGTGGCAGAACCCGGCTCTTTTCAAGGAGATGTACTTCACTAAATTCCCG GGCTACTACGACACCATGGACGCCGGCTTCGTGGACCAGGAGAACTTCCTGTACATCATGTCGCGCTccgatgatgtcatcaacgtGGCTGGACACAGGCTGTCGGCAGGAGCCTTGGAGGAG TCGGTTCTGCAGCACCCGGCGGTGGCCGACTGCGCCGTGGTGGGCTTGGAGGACCCTCTGAAGGGGCACGTGCCCCTCGCCTTGTGCGTGCTCAAAAACG GAGTGCGACGGTGCCATGACGAGGTGGCGCGCGAGACGGTGAAGCTGGTACGGGACACGGTGGGACCCGTGGCCGCCTTCCGGAAGGTTCTTTTCGTCCGCGGGCTTCCCAAGACGCGTTCCGGAAAAATTCCACGCTCCTCCTTGGGAAATCTGGTCAACGGGAAGCCATACAAG ATCACGCCCACCATCGAGGACCCCGAAGTGTTCAAGGAGATCGAGAAAGCTCTGAAGTCAGCCAACAATTCACTTTAG
- the acss3 gene encoding acyl-CoA synthetase short-chain family member 3, mitochondrial isoform X2 — MHALIPKVCTRSNTLGRPLWGVWVSGKTANAQRGCVDDAREAAAERYSRTFAEARDRPEQYWAQVGQDIRWFEPWSKTLDAEDPMFPHWFAGGKLNMCYNAVDRHVEDGRGEQAAVIYDSPVTGTKRIITYRELRDQVSRLAGVLVKNGVRKGDLVVIYMPMVPQAMFAMLACARVGAPHSLIFGGFASKELSPKMIMTASFGIEPGRRVAYVPLLEKALELSSHRPSKVLVYCRDNMEKVSMSGNSSLDWDEEMAGARPHDCVPVSSKHPLYILYTSGTTGTPKGVVRDTGGCAVMLKWTMSNVYGLRPGEVWWAASDLGWVVGHSYICYAPLLHGNVSILYEGKPVGTPGPGAYFRVLSEHGAASMFAAPTAVRAIRQQDPHARSGAAYPLPRLRSVFLAGERCDAETLEWAKRSFGAPVLDHWWQTETGSPITSTCVGLGNSLTPPAGQAGKPVPGYDGATSPRIPTARLPLKPNVVFVFTVTVIDDRMRRVEPGTLGNIVVRLPLPPGAASSLWQNPALFKEMYFTKFPGYYDTMDAGFVDQENFLYIMSRSDDVINVAGHRLSAGALEESVLQHPAVADCAVVGLEDPLKGHVPLALCVLKNGVRRCHDEVARETVKLVRDTVGPVAAFRKVLFVRGLPKTRSGKIPRSSLGNLVNGKPYKITPTIEDPEVFKEIEKALKSANNSL; from the exons ATGCACGCGCTAATCCCTAAAGTGTGCACGAGGAGCAACACCCTTGGGAGACCCCTGTGGGGCGTTTGGGTTTCTGGGAAAACTGCAAACGCACAACGCGGCTGCGTGGACGATGCACGCGAGGCGGCGGCGGAGCGGTACAGCCGAACCTTCGCGGAGGCCCGGGACCGGCCGGAACAGTACTGGGCCCAAGTGGGCCAGGATATTCGCTGGTTCGAACCTTGGAGCAAAACCCTGGACGCGGAGGACCCAATGTTCCCTCACTG gTTTGCGGGTGGAAAGCTGAACATGTGCTACAATGCCGTGGATCGCCACGTGGAAGACGGCCGCGGCGAGCAGGCGGCCGTCATCTACGACAGCCCGGTGACGGGCACCAAGCGGATCATCACCTACCGGGAACTCCGGGATCAG GTGTCGCGGCTAGCCGGCGTCCTGGTGAAGAACGGGGTGCGCAAAGGCGACCTGGTGGTCATCTACATGCCCATGGTGCCCCAGGCCATGTTCGCCATGTTGGCGTGCGCCCGCGTCGGCGCACCGCACAGCCTCATCTTTGGCGGCTTCGCCTCCAAAGAGCTTTCG CCCAAAATGATCATGACCGCCTCATTCGGGATCGAGCCGGGCCGCCGAGTGGCCTACGTGCCCCTGCTGGAGAAGGCCTTGGAGCTCAGCTCTCACAGGCCCTCCAAAGTTCTCGTCTACTGCAGAGACAACATG GAGAAAGTGTCCATGAGCGGGAACTCGTCTCTGGACTGGGACGAGGAGATGGCGGGCGCCCGACCCCACGACTGCGTCCCCGTCTCCTCCAAGCACCCGCTCTACATCCTCTACACGTCGGGCACCACCGGAACCCCCAAG GGCGTGGTGAGGGACACCGGGGGGTGCGCTGTGATGCTGAAGTGGACCATGTCCAACGTATACGGACTGCGCCCCGGAGAA GTCTGGTGGGCGGCGTCGGACCTGGGCTGGGTGGTGGGCCACTCGTACATCTGCTACGCCCCCCTCCTCCACGGAAACGTCAGCATCCTCTACGAGGGCAAGCCCGTGGGTACCCCGGGCCCGGGCGCCTACTTCCGCGTCCTCTCCGAGCACGGCGCCGCCAGCATGTTCGCCGCGCCCACCGCCGTCCGGGCCATCCGCCAGCAGGACCCCCACGCCCGAAGCGGAGCGGCGTACCCCCTCCCCAG GCTACGCTCCGTCTTCCTGGCCGGAGAGCGCTGCGACGCGGAGACGCTGGAGTGGGCCAAGAGGAGCTTCGGGGCTCCCGTTCTGGATCACTGGTGGCAGACGG agACGGGCTCGCCCATCACGTCCACGTGCGTCGGCCTGGGCAACTCACTGACGCCCCCCGCAGGCCAGGCCGGCAAACCCGTGCCGGGCTACGACGGTGCGACTTCCCCTCGGATTCCAACCGCCCGCCTCCCCCTAAAACCGAACGTCGTCTTTGTCTTTACAGTGACGGTGATCGACGACCGCATGCGCCGGGTCGAGCCGGGAACTCTGGGAAATATCGTGGTGAG ATTACCTCTGCCGCCCGGCGCCGCGTCATCTCTGTGGCAGAACCCGGCTCTTTTCAAGGAGATGTACTTCACTAAATTCCCG GGCTACTACGACACCATGGACGCCGGCTTCGTGGACCAGGAGAACTTCCTGTACATCATGTCGCGCTccgatgatgtcatcaacgtGGCTGGACACAGGCTGTCGGCAGGAGCCTTGGAGGAG TCGGTTCTGCAGCACCCGGCGGTGGCCGACTGCGCCGTGGTGGGCTTGGAGGACCCTCTGAAGGGGCACGTGCCCCTCGCCTTGTGCGTGCTCAAAAACG GAGTGCGACGGTGCCATGACGAGGTGGCGCGCGAGACGGTGAAGCTGGTACGGGACACGGTGGGACCCGTGGCCGCCTTCCGGAAGGTTCTTTTCGTCCGCGGGCTTCCCAAGACGCGTTCCGGAAAAATTCCACGCTCCTCCTTGGGAAATCTGGTCAACGGGAAGCCATACAAG ATCACGCCCACCATCGAGGACCCCGAAGTGTTCAAGGAGATCGAGAAAGCTCTGAAGTCAGCCAACAATTCACTTTAG